Proteins found in one Plasmodium sp. gorilla clade G2 genome assembly, chromosome: 14 genomic segment:
- a CDS encoding ubiquitin-protein ligase, putative has translation MYTFSSYFKIYYIYLILIILCFEKKVCTDDNVRKLNEIRDEFVEAYDLLDKAEYEKSFGILKNCVHYDIRCLTLSGIFYYLGLKPVIRNVCNALYIWKVCADYGSSDAQFYLGVMYSNYFSLPNLYSYYYKENEIENNLILFRIYLFLKAKNMEKQIADCLHNRKDEYDNYDDDNYYYNDTTNDKHEDIYKKFRNVPIIHFNKNNELILKIKNIRYNIDELENYFRNLNNFPNESKNRNDNSFYNEFNMNYIRNHNLSLLYFYSSSLGNHPASTLTLGVKYMNGYGVEKSCEAASRYYLKLTNEIFNFNEKNEFEIVDLIKLNVPYYDRYNMNNKKIKSIEIFLESSLHENHKILTMIARRYLIGIDGIEKDYKKAHNYLIKASKYNNSEAISLLGYIYLLGLGVPINYDKAMEYFIKGNKLNDSLSHNGLGYMHFFGLGSFRKNTNLAFYYFELASKNNLSSAQFNLACMYLSGVGVLQSFQHAFFWFYKSLNNGNLLAAYVIGFMHYNGIIASRNCKLAVSLLSKVAESNSFVLNTTNKIIRYTEKGRNKEALFLMALLAETGNLQSQVNLSYQIQTSDFPLFLPSNEHTKKIYASRYLAMASEHNDFKSLYTLGDYAYKGYGLYVHIYPKNNLPPNQFYDLTRNINIYQRETSTNKMKREEYFKNEKNQTNHIKKNNNYNIINNDNNDNVNKDNNSNYTYQNNNAHQKHVPVIQNFDKIISTDFVDEEGNIFNDKWRFNYYFKFSFNQVDYELAYHHYKSIISYYPSNFHVIQTISRACYNLGYMHYYGIGVSKNIEKALIYFNSSIKIYPSYKVPSLLFVLYIYFHKYLYHFKKKINNFKKYFSFF, from the exons ATGTATACATTTTCCAGTTATTTTAAGATATACTACATATACCTTATATTAATCATTTTATGTTTTGAAAAAAAGGTTTGTACTGATGATAATGTTAGGAAGTTGAATGAGATAAGAGACGAATTTGTTGAGGCATATGATTTATTGGATAAAGCTGAATATGAAAAATCATTTGGCATATTAAAAAACTGTGTACATTATGATataag gTGTCTAACATTGAGtggtatattttattacctAGGTTTAAAACCTGTGATTAGAAATGTGTGTAatgcattatatatatggaaagtGTGTGCTGATTATGGTAGTTCAGATGCACAATTTTATTTAGGTGTGATGTACTCTAACTATTTTTCCCTACCAAATTTATATTcctattattataaagaaaatgaaatagaaaataatttgaTCTTATTTAGGatctatttatttttaaaagctAAGAATATGGAAAAACAAATTGCTGACTGTCTTCATAATAGAAAAGatgaatatgataattatgatgatgataattattattataatgatactacaaatgataaacatgaagatatttataaaaaatttagaaaTGTACCTATcatacattttaataaaaataatgaactcatcttaaaaattaaaaatataagataCAATATAGATGAACTTGAGAATTATTTtagaaatttaaataattttccaaatgaaagtaaaaatagaaatgataattcattttataatgaatttaatatgaattatattagAAATCATAATTTaagtttattatatttttatagtaGTAGTCTAGGCAATCATCCAGCTAGTACCTTAACCTTAGGagttaaatatatgaatggGTATGGTGTAGAAAAAAGCTGTGAAGCTGCTTCaagatattatttaaaactaactaatgaaatatttaattttaatgagAAAAATGAATTTGAAATAGttgatttaataaaattgaatGTACCTTATTATGAtagatataatatgaataataaaaaaattaaaagtatAGAAATTTTTCTAGAATCATCTTTACATGaaaatcataaaatattaacaatgATTGCTAGAAGATATTTAATAGGTATAGATGGAATTGAAaaagattataaaaaagctcataattatttaataaaagcatctaaatataataattcagaagctatatctttattaggatatatatacttattagGTCTAGGAGTACCAATAAATTATGATAAAGCAAtggaatattttattaaaggaaataaattaaatgattcTTTAAGTCATAATGGTTTAGGATATATGCATTTTTTTGGATTAGGTAGTTTTAGAAAGAATACCAATTTagcattttattattttgaattagcatctaaaaataatttatcatcAGCACAATTTAATTTAGCATGTATGTATTTAAGTGGAGTAGGAGTATTACAATCATTTCAACATgcttttttttggttttataAATCTTTAAATAATGGAAATTTATTAGCTGCATATGTAATTGGTTTTATGCATTATAATGGAATTATAGCATCAAGAAATTGTAAATTAGCTGtatctttattatcaaaGGTAGCTGAAAGTAATTCTTTTGTATTAAATACaactaataaaattataaggtATACAGAAAAAGGTAGAAATAAAGAAGCATTATTTTTAATGGCTCTACTTGCTGAAACTGGAAATTTACAATCACAAGTTAATTTATCATATCAAATACAAACATCTGATTTTCCTCTTTTCTTACCTTCTAATGAACataccaaaaaaatatatgcaaGTAGATATCTAGCAATGGCTTCAGAACATAATGATTTTAAATCATTATACACATTAGGAGATTATGCTTATAAGGGATATGGTTTgtatgttcatatatatccAAAGAATAATTTGCCTCCTAATCAATTTTATGATCTAACAAgaaatattaacatatatcaAAGGGAAACATcaacaaataaaatgaaaagggAAGAATATTTTAAGAATGAAAAGAATCAAACAAATCACATCAAAAAgaacaataattataatattattaataatgataataatgataatgtgaataaagataataattcCAATTATACATATCAAAACAATAATGCTCATCAAAAACATGTTCCTGTTATTCAAAAttttgataaaataatatcaacCGATTTTGTTGATGAAGAaggtaatatttttaatgataaatggagatttaattattactttaaattttcttttaatcaAGTAGATTATGAATTAgcatatcatcattataaaaGTATCATTTCATATTATCCAAGCAATTTTCATGTTATTCAAACAATTTCAAGAGCTTGTTATAATCTAGGTTATATGCATTATTATGGTATAGGAGTAtctaaaaatattgaaaaggctctaatttattttaactcCTCTATTAAAATTTACCCATCATATAAAGTACCTTCTCTATTATTTGttctctatatatattttcataaatatctatatcattttaaaaaaaaaattaataacttcaaaaaatatttttccttcttctaa